One Nicotiana sylvestris chromosome 12, ASM39365v2, whole genome shotgun sequence genomic window carries:
- the LOC104214456 gene encoding uncharacterized protein, whose translation MDCIIPVSILKRRRSGRLGYQSLSENGYGDSNTDQVTVVVGKEKREFLVEPCVLEESPFRVLIEMVRKKEDKGKVNENIKENKVIFVDVDSILFEHMLWLMQNDFSSLFELNLKEIIDFYAQDSY comes from the coding sequence ATGGATTGCATAATTCCAGTATCAATCTTGAAAAGGCGTCGTTCAGGCCGATTAGGCTACCAATCACTATCTGAAAATGGTTATGGAGATTCAAATACTGATCAGGTGACTGTAGTTGTGGGGAAGGAAAAGAGAGAATTCTTGGTGGAGCCATGTGTATTGGAAGAAAGCCCTTTTAGGGTTTTGATTGAAATGgtgagaaaaaaagaagataaagggAAAGTAAATGAGAATATTAAAGAAAACAAAGTGATTTTTGTGGATGTGGATTCTATCTTGTTTGAGCATATGTTGTGGTTGATGCAAAATGATTTCTCTTCTTTATTTGAGCTTAATCTCAAGGAAATTATTGACTTCTACGCTCAAGATAGTTATTAA